In Bacillus cytotoxicus NVH 391-98, the following are encoded in one genomic region:
- the gltX gene encoding glutamate--tRNA ligase — translation MEKQVRVRYAPSPTGHLHIGNARTALFNYLFARHQDGKFIIRIEDTDVKRNVAGGEESQLKYLKWLGMDWDEGVDVGGKYGPYRQTERLDIYKELYEDLLERGLAYKCYMTEEELEAEREGQIARGETPRYAGNHRNLTEEQIAQFEAEGRVPSIRFRVPDNREYKFNDIVKGDVTFHSNDFGDFVIVKKDGIPTYNFAVAVDDHLMEITHVLRGDDHISNTPKQMMIYEAFGWDTPQFGHMTLIVNESRKKLSKRDESIIQFIEQYEALGYLPEAIFNFIALLGWSPVGEEEIFSKDEFIKMFDAARLSKSPALFDSQKLKWMNNQYMKKQDLDTVVALSLPHLVKAGRVSEDLSEQEAAWVRDVIALYHEQMSYGAEIVELSEMFFKDHVDFEEEGKEVLKGEQVPEVLRAFAVELEALEEVEPATIKKAIKAVQKETGHKGKNLFMPIRVATTGQTHGPELPNAIALLGKEKVLKRIQKVIG, via the coding sequence ATGGAAAAGCAAGTGAGAGTGCGCTATGCGCCAAGTCCAACAGGACACTTACATATCGGAAATGCGCGTACGGCATTATTTAATTATTTATTTGCTCGTCATCAAGATGGTAAGTTTATTATTCGCATTGAAGATACTGATGTGAAACGTAACGTTGCTGGCGGTGAAGAAAGCCAATTAAAATACTTGAAATGGCTCGGTATGGACTGGGATGAAGGTGTTGACGTTGGTGGTAAATATGGACCATATCGTCAAACAGAGCGTTTAGATATTTATAAAGAGTTATATGAAGATTTACTAGAGCGTGGTTTAGCTTATAAATGCTATATGACTGAGGAAGAATTAGAAGCAGAACGTGAAGGGCAAATCGCTCGTGGTGAGACACCTCGTTACGCAGGTAATCACCGCAATTTAACAGAGGAACAAATTGCGCAATTTGAGGCGGAAGGCCGTGTTCCAAGTATTCGCTTCCGTGTACCAGATAACCGTGAGTACAAATTTAATGATATTGTAAAAGGTGATGTGACATTCCATTCTAACGACTTCGGTGACTTTGTTATCGTGAAAAAAGATGGTATTCCAACATATAACTTTGCGGTAGCGGTAGATGATCATTTAATGGAAATTACACATGTTCTTCGTGGAGATGATCATATTTCGAATACGCCAAAACAAATGATGATTTATGAAGCATTTGGCTGGGATACTCCTCAGTTTGGTCATATGACACTCATCGTAAATGAAAGTCGTAAAAAATTAAGTAAACGAGATGAATCTATTATTCAATTTATTGAACAATATGAAGCACTTGGATATCTTCCAGAAGCAATTTTTAACTTCATTGCATTACTAGGTTGGTCACCAGTAGGAGAAGAGGAAATCTTCTCAAAAGATGAGTTTATTAAGATGTTTGATGCAGCTCGTTTATCAAAATCACCTGCGTTATTCGATTCCCAAAAATTAAAATGGATGAATAACCAATATATGAAAAAACAAGATTTAGATACTGTTGTTGCATTAAGCTTACCGCATTTAGTGAAAGCTGGTCGTGTAAGTGAAGATTTAAGTGAGCAAGAAGCAGCTTGGGTTCGGGACGTAATTGCTTTATATCATGAACAAATGAGCTATGGGGCTGAAATTGTGGAGCTTTCTGAAATGTTCTTCAAAGATCATGTAGACTTTGAAGAAGAAGGAAAAGAAGTATTAAAAGGAGAACAAGTACCTGAAGTGCTTCGTGCGTTTGCAGTAGAATTAGAGGCTCTAGAGGAAGTAGAACCAGCTACAATTAAGAAAGCAATTAAAGCTGTTCAAAAGGAAACAGGACATAAGGGTAAAAACTTATTTATGCCAATTCGTGTTGCAACAACTGGGCAAACACATGGTCCAGAGCTTCCAAATGCGATTGCGCTTCTTGGAAAAGAGAAAGTCTTAAAACGTATTCAAAAAGTAATTGGTTAA
- a CDS encoding RNA polymerase sporulation sigma factor SigH, translated as METGFVSTSNVTFRDLEDEAIVELVRKGNIDALEYLIHKYKNFVRAKSRSYFLVGADREDIVQEGMIGLFKAIRDYKEDKLSSFKAFAELCITRQIITAIKTATRQKHIPLNSYVSLDKPIYDEESDRTLLDVISEAKVTDPEEMIISQEEYSDIELKISELLSDLERKVLSLYLDGRSYQEISEQLNRHVKSIDNALQRVKRKLERYMEMRENTTLNSK; from the coding sequence GTGGAAACAGGCTTCGTAAGTACTAGCAACGTTACGTTTCGCGATTTAGAGGATGAGGCAATCGTTGAGTTAGTTCGAAAAGGTAATATTGATGCTCTTGAATATTTAATACACAAGTATAAAAACTTTGTTCGCGCAAAATCGAGATCTTATTTTTTAGTAGGTGCCGATCGAGAGGATATCGTTCAAGAAGGTATGATTGGGCTTTTTAAAGCGATTCGTGATTATAAAGAGGACAAGCTATCTTCTTTTAAAGCATTTGCTGAATTATGTATTACTCGTCAAATTATTACTGCTATTAAGACTGCAACAAGACAAAAACATATTCCTTTAAATTCGTATGTTTCTTTGGATAAACCGATTTACGATGAGGAATCTGACCGTACGCTATTAGATGTTATTTCAGAAGCAAAAGTAACAGATCCTGAAGAAATGATTATTAGTCAGGAAGAATATAGTGACATAGAATTAAAAATATCTGAATTATTAAGCGATTTGGAGAGGAAAGTACTTTCTTTATACTTAGACGGCCGTTCATATCAAGAAATATCTGAGCAACTAAATAGACATGTGAAATCTATTGATAATGCTCTTCAACGTGTAAAACGGAAATTAGAAAGATATATGGAAATGAGAGAGAATACAACTTTAAATTCGAAATGA
- the cysS gene encoding cysteine--tRNA ligase → MTIHIYNTLTRQKEEFIPLEEKKVKMYVCGPTVYNYIHIGNARPPMVFDTVRRYLEHKGYDVQYVSNFTDVDDKLIKAANELGEDVPTIAERFIEAYFEDVTALGCKHATVHPRVTENMDIIIEFIQELVNKGYAYESEGDVYYRTKEFEGYGKLSHQAIEDLRHGARIEVGEKKQDPLDFALWKAAKEGEIFWESPWGKGRPGWHIECSAMARKYLGDSIDIHAGGQDLSFPHHENEIAQSEALTGKPFARYWMHNGYININNEKMSKSLGNFILVHDIIKQYDPQLIRFFMLSVHYRHPINFSEELLQSTNNGLERIKTTYRNLKHRIESSTDLTDHNEKWLAEMKEFQSAFEAAMDDDFNTANAITELYNLANHANQYLLEEHTSKVVIEAYINQLEMLFRILGLVFTKEELLDKEIEALIQKRIEARKNRDFALADKIRDDLKERNIILEDTAQGTRWKRG, encoded by the coding sequence ATGACTATTCACATTTATAATACATTAACACGTCAGAAGGAAGAATTTATTCCTTTAGAAGAAAAGAAAGTAAAGATGTATGTATGCGGACCTACAGTATACAACTATATTCATATTGGGAACGCAAGACCGCCTATGGTATTTGATACAGTGCGTCGTTACTTAGAACATAAAGGATATGATGTCCAATATGTTTCCAACTTTACTGATGTCGATGATAAATTAATTAAGGCTGCAAATGAACTTGGAGAAGATGTCCCAACAATTGCAGAGCGTTTTATCGAAGCGTACTTCGAGGATGTAACGGCACTTGGTTGCAAACATGCAACGGTTCATCCACGAGTAACAGAAAATATGGATATCATTATTGAGTTTATTCAAGAGCTTGTGAATAAAGGGTATGCATATGAATCTGAGGGCGATGTATATTACAGAACAAAAGAGTTTGAAGGATACGGTAAGTTATCGCATCAAGCAATTGAAGATTTACGTCATGGCGCACGTATTGAAGTGGGGGAAAAGAAACAAGACCCACTCGATTTTGCTTTATGGAAGGCAGCGAAAGAAGGAGAAATCTTCTGGGAAAGCCCTTGGGGAAAAGGACGCCCGGGTTGGCATATTGAATGCTCTGCAATGGCAAGAAAATATTTAGGAGATTCAATTGATATTCATGCTGGTGGGCAAGATTTATCATTCCCGCATCATGAAAATGAAATTGCGCAATCAGAAGCTTTAACTGGAAAACCATTTGCACGCTACTGGATGCATAATGGTTATATTAATATTAACAATGAGAAAATGTCTAAATCATTAGGGAATTTTATTCTTGTTCACGATATTATTAAGCAATATGATCCGCAATTAATTCGATTCTTTATGCTATCTGTACATTATCGTCATCCAATTAACTTTAGTGAAGAGCTATTACAAAGTACAAATAATGGATTAGAAAGAATTAAAACGACTTATCGAAACTTAAAGCATCGTATAGAAAGCAGTACGGATTTAACAGATCATAATGAGAAATGGTTAGCTGAAATGAAGGAATTCCAATCTGCATTTGAGGCGGCAATGGATGATGACTTTAATACAGCAAATGCAATAACAGAGTTGTATAACTTAGCAAACCATGCAAATCAATATTTATTAGAAGAGCATACGTCAAAAGTTGTTATTGAAGCGTATATCAACCAACTTGAAATGTTGTTTCGTATTTTAGGATTAGTGTTTACGAAAGAAGAATTACTTGATAAAGAAATTGAAGCGCTCATTCAAAAGCGTATTGAAGCTCGTAAAAATCGTGATTTTGCATTAGCTGATAAAATCCGTGATGACTTAAAAGAACGCAATATTATTTTAGAAGATACCGCTCAAGGTACAAGATGGAAAAGAGGATAA
- the radA gene encoding DNA repair protein RadA — MAKKKTKFICQECGYQSPKYMGRCPGCGQWNTLVEEIEQVVSSRRLNYANAIQTEVTKPRRLIEVETKSEARIETQFQEFNRVLGGGIVDGSLVLIGGDPGIGKSTLLLQISSQLANSAYDVLYISGEESAKQIKLRADRLHVNGRNLFVVSETDLQRIATHIEEMNPSFVVIDSIQTIYLPEVTSAPGSVAQVRECTAELMKLAKTKGIPIFIVGHVTKEGAIAGPRMLEHMVDAVLYFEGDRHHTYRILRAVKNRFGSTNEMGIFEMKELGLAEVLNPSEIFLEERPVGVAGSTVVASMEGTRPVLVEIQALISPTSFGNPRRMATGIDHNRVSLIMAVLEKRAGLLLQNQDAYLKVAGGLKLDEPAIDLAVAISIASSFRDKSTAPTDAVIGEVGLTGEIRRVSRIEQRVQEAAKLGFQRAIIPRKNLGGWTIPEGIEVVGVSNLGEALRLTLGG, encoded by the coding sequence ATGGCTAAGAAGAAAACGAAATTCATATGTCAAGAATGCGGTTATCAATCACCGAAATATATGGGAAGATGCCCTGGTTGTGGACAATGGAATACACTTGTTGAAGAGATAGAACAAGTTGTATCATCTAGACGCCTTAATTATGCAAATGCGATTCAAACAGAGGTAACAAAACCAAGAAGGCTTATAGAAGTAGAAACAAAATCAGAAGCGCGTATTGAGACACAATTTCAAGAATTTAATCGTGTATTAGGTGGAGGTATTGTTGATGGTTCCCTTGTTCTTATCGGAGGAGATCCTGGAATTGGGAAATCGACTTTACTGTTGCAAATATCATCACAATTAGCAAATTCTGCTTATGATGTTCTGTATATATCAGGAGAAGAATCCGCAAAACAAATCAAGCTTCGTGCAGATCGTTTACATGTAAATGGCCGGAATCTGTTCGTTGTTTCAGAAACAGATTTACAGCGCATTGCAACTCATATTGAAGAAATGAATCCCTCTTTTGTTGTAATTGATTCTATTCAAACCATTTATCTACCGGAAGTTACTTCAGCACCTGGAAGTGTGGCACAAGTACGTGAATGTACGGCGGAACTGATGAAACTTGCGAAAACGAAAGGAATCCCCATTTTTATTGTTGGGCATGTGACAAAAGAAGGTGCGATTGCAGGGCCACGTATGCTAGAACATATGGTAGATGCGGTTCTTTATTTTGAAGGAGATCGTCATCATACATATCGTATTTTGCGAGCAGTAAAAAACCGATTTGGTTCTACAAATGAAATGGGTATTTTTGAAATGAAAGAGCTGGGTCTTGCAGAAGTATTGAATCCTTCTGAAATTTTCCTAGAAGAAAGACCGGTCGGAGTTGCAGGGTCTACAGTTGTTGCCTCAATGGAAGGAACAAGACCTGTTTTAGTAGAAATACAAGCATTAATCTCTCCTACTAGTTTTGGAAATCCTCGAAGAATGGCCACAGGAATTGATCATAATCGTGTATCTCTTATTATGGCAGTGTTGGAAAAGAGAGCCGGATTATTGTTGCAAAATCAAGATGCGTATTTGAAAGTGGCTGGAGGTTTGAAGTTAGATGAACCAGCGATTGACTTAGCGGTTGCAATAAGCATTGCTTCAAGTTTTCGAGATAAATCTACGGCACCGACTGATGCGGTAATAGGAGAAGTAGGATTAACTGGAGAAATAAGAAGAGTATCAAGAATTGAACAACGTGTACAAGAAGCTGCTAAATTAGGATTTCAACGTGCAATTATCCCGCGGAAAAATTTAGGTGGATGGACAATTCCTGAGGGGATTGAAGTGGTTGGTGTTTCCAATTTAGGCGAGGCGCTGCGATTGACATTAGGAGGCTAG
- a CDS encoding NYN domain-containing protein — MNDILIVDGYNIIGAWKDLKKLRDVDLQASRDALIDKMADYQGYTGTKVMIVFDAYTVQGIEKKMKQSRVEVIFTRKNQTADEKIEQLASELRNINTQIYVATSDYTEQWVIFGQGALRKSARELELEVQAMEQQVRHETKATKEKQPAMRTIFSKDVTEKLEKLRRGER, encoded by the coding sequence ATGAATGATATTTTAATCGTTGATGGCTACAACATCATAGGGGCTTGGAAAGACTTGAAGAAATTGAGGGATGTAGATTTACAAGCATCGAGGGACGCATTAATTGATAAAATGGCAGATTATCAAGGGTACACTGGAACAAAAGTAATGATTGTGTTTGATGCTTATACAGTTCAAGGTATTGAGAAAAAGATGAAGCAATCGCGTGTTGAGGTTATTTTTACTAGAAAAAATCAAACTGCTGATGAAAAGATCGAACAGTTGGCAAGCGAACTTCGTAATATTAATACACAAATCTATGTTGCAACTTCTGATTATACGGAGCAATGGGTTATCTTTGGACAGGGGGCGCTTAGAAAGTCAGCGCGTGAACTGGAGTTAGAAGTGCAGGCGATGGAACAACAGGTGCGTCATGAAACGAAAGCGACCAAAGAGAAACAACCAGCTATGCGAACAATATTTAGCAAGGATGTTACAGAAAAATTAGAAAAATTAAGGCGAGGAGAGCGTTGA
- the rlmB gene encoding 23S rRNA (guanosine(2251)-2'-O)-methyltransferase RlmB, with translation MSSEYIIGRNPVIEALRSGRDINKIWVAEGAAKGQIQIVVALAKENKILLQYAPKKKLDQLVEGNHQGVIAQVAAYQYAELEDLFKVAAKRNEEPFFLILDEIEDPHNLGSIMRTADATGAHGIIIPKRRSVGLTASVAKASTGAIEYIPVVRVTNLSRTIDELKERGLWIAGTDAKGKTDYRNLDGNMPIGLVIGSEGKGMSRIIGQKCDFLVHLPMVGKVTSLNASVAASLLMYEVYRKRHQIGK, from the coding sequence ATGAGTAGCGAATACATTATTGGACGTAATCCCGTTATTGAAGCATTGCGATCGGGACGAGATATTAATAAGATTTGGGTGGCAGAAGGTGCTGCTAAAGGACAAATTCAAATTGTCGTAGCATTAGCAAAAGAGAATAAAATTCTTCTGCAATATGCCCCAAAGAAAAAATTAGACCAACTTGTTGAAGGAAATCATCAAGGAGTAATTGCTCAAGTAGCAGCATATCAATATGCGGAATTAGAAGATTTATTCAAAGTTGCTGCTAAACGTAATGAAGAGCCATTCTTTTTAATTTTAGATGAGATTGAAGATCCACATAATCTGGGGTCTATTATGCGTACCGCAGATGCAACTGGAGCGCACGGTATTATTATTCCAAAGCGACGATCTGTTGGACTGACAGCTTCAGTTGCAAAGGCCTCTACAGGAGCGATTGAGTATATTCCTGTTGTGCGAGTGACAAATTTATCTCGTACAATCGATGAGCTAAAGGAACGCGGTCTATGGATCGCTGGTACAGATGCTAAAGGGAAGACTGATTATCGTAATCTAGATGGTAATATGCCGATTGGATTAGTAATTGGTAGTGAAGGAAAAGGCATGAGCCGTATCATTGGACAAAAGTGTGATTTCCTAGTTCATTTACCCATGGTCGGTAAAGTTACATCCTTAAATGCTTCAGTAGCTGCAAGTCTGTTAATGTATGAGGTATATCGTAAACGCCACCAGATTGGTAAGTAA
- the ispF gene encoding 2-C-methyl-D-erythritol 2,4-cyclodiphosphate synthase, whose amino-acid sequence MFRIGQGFDVHEFAEGRPLIIGGITIPYEKGLLGHSDADVLLHTIADACLGAIAAGDIGKHFPDTDPAFKDADSAVLLQKVWEFVREQGYELGNLDCTIIAQKPKMAPHIESMRKRISELLETSIDNINVKATTTEKLGFTGREEGIASQAVVLLQKK is encoded by the coding sequence ATGTTTCGAATTGGACAAGGTTTTGATGTGCATGAATTTGCAGAAGGAAGACCGTTAATTATCGGAGGGATTACGATTCCATATGAGAAAGGTTTATTAGGTCATTCAGATGCAGATGTGCTTTTACATACAATTGCGGATGCTTGTTTAGGAGCGATTGCTGCTGGAGATATCGGAAAACATTTTCCAGACACAGACCCGGCTTTTAAAGATGCGGATTCGGCAGTGTTATTACAAAAGGTTTGGGAGTTTGTACGTGAACAAGGATATGAATTAGGGAATTTAGATTGTACAATTATTGCTCAGAAACCAAAGATGGCGCCACATATTGAAAGCATGCGGAAACGTATTAGTGAGCTTTTAGAAACATCGATTGATAATATTAATGTAAAAGCGACAACGACAGAAAAGTTGGGATTTACAGGTAGAGAAGAAGGAATTGCTTCTCAAGCGGTTGTATTATTACAGAAAAAATAA
- the disA gene encoding DNA integrity scanning diadenylate cyclase DisA, with product MEENKQRVKSMLNILQLVAPGTPLREGIDNVLRAQTGGLIVLGYNEQIKSIVDGGFHINCGFSPASLYELAKMDGALILNETGSKILIANAQLVPESAIDSIETGMRHRTAERVAKQTGSLVIAISQRRNVITLYQGNLRYTLKDIGVILTKANQAIQTLEKYKAVWNDGITNLGILEFEEVVTLSEVVHVLHSVEMVLRIKNEILSYIHELGTEGRLIRLQLTELLADLEAEAALLIKDYYQEKTQDHYQILKKLQDLANAQLLEDSDLVKLLGYPGQTSLEESVTPRGYRITSKISRVPPLIIENLINRFKTLQGVCRASIDELDDVEGIGEVRAKKIREGLKRIQEHLYMSRHN from the coding sequence ATGGAAGAAAACAAGCAACGTGTGAAAAGTATGCTTAATATTTTACAGCTTGTTGCACCAGGTACACCGCTACGTGAAGGGATAGATAATGTACTTCGTGCACAGACTGGTGGATTAATTGTTCTTGGGTACAATGAACAAATAAAAAGTATTGTGGATGGAGGGTTCCATATTAATTGTGGATTTTCTCCTGCTAGTTTATACGAATTAGCAAAAATGGACGGTGCACTCATTTTAAATGAAACAGGAAGCAAAATCTTAATTGCAAATGCTCAATTAGTTCCTGAATCAGCTATTGACTCTATTGAAACAGGAATGCGTCACCGTACGGCGGAGCGTGTAGCAAAACAAACAGGTAGTCTTGTTATAGCGATTTCACAAAGACGTAATGTAATTACGTTATATCAAGGGAATTTACGTTATACATTAAAAGATATAGGTGTTATTTTAACTAAGGCGAATCAAGCGATTCAAACTTTAGAAAAATATAAAGCAGTCTGGAATGACGGTATTACGAATTTGGGTATTCTAGAATTTGAAGAGGTTGTTACGTTATCTGAGGTAGTTCACGTTTTACATAGTGTTGAGATGGTACTTCGTATTAAGAATGAGATTTTGAGCTATATTCATGAATTAGGAACAGAAGGCAGGCTCATTCGTTTACAATTAACGGAGTTACTGGCGGATTTAGAGGCGGAGGCCGCTTTATTAATAAAAGATTACTATCAAGAAAAAACGCAAGATCATTATCAAATATTGAAAAAACTACAAGATCTTGCAAATGCACAGCTTTTAGAAGATAGTGACTTAGTCAAATTGCTCGGTTACCCAGGACAAACAAGCTTGGAGGAAAGTGTCACACCAAGGGGATATCGCATTACAAGTAAAATATCGAGAGTGCCACCTCTCATTATTGAAAATTTGATCAATCGTTTTAAAACATTGCAAGGTGTCTGTCGAGCATCGATTGATGAACTCGATGATGTGGAAGGAATTGGGGAAGTTCGAGCGAAAAAAATACGAGAAGGTTTAAAACGAATCCAAGAACATCTTTATATGAGTAGACACAACTAA
- a CDS encoding Mini-ribonuclease 3: MIDAKQLNSLALAYMGDAVYEQYIRHHLLQKGTVRPNQLHRLGTSFVSAKAQAKVVYHLLETNFLTEEEEAVLRRGRNANSGTVPKNTDVQTYRHSTAFEAVIGYHYLLHNRERLEEIVNKAIHVLEGTEGGKLS, from the coding sequence ATGATTGATGCAAAGCAATTAAACAGTTTGGCGTTAGCCTACATGGGTGATGCGGTGTATGAACAATATATCCGCCATCACCTCCTTCAAAAAGGAACAGTTCGTCCCAACCAGCTACATCGATTAGGGACGAGCTTTGTTTCTGCAAAAGCGCAAGCGAAAGTAGTTTATCATTTATTAGAAACGAATTTTTTAACTGAGGAAGAAGAAGCAGTATTAAGAAGAGGGCGTAATGCAAATTCAGGTACTGTTCCGAAAAATACAGACGTACAAACATATCGTCATAGCACAGCTTTTGAAGCGGTGATTGGTTATCATTATTTACTACACAATCGTGAAAGATTAGAGGAAATTGTAAATAAGGCGATTCATGTGTTAGAAGGAACGGAAGGAGGCAAATTGTCATGA
- the cysE gene encoding serine O-acetyltransferase, with amino-acid sequence MFKRLREDIEVVFEQDPAARSYFEVILTYSGLHAVWAHRIAHAFYKKKFFFIARLISQVSRFFTGIEIHPGATIGRRFFIDHGMGVVIGETCEIGDNVTIYQGVTLGGTGKEKGKRHPTIKDNVLISTGAKVLGSITIGENSKIGAGSVVLKEVPAHSTVVGIPGRVVIQNGVKIGQELNHSDLPDPIFDKLKVMEAEIEALKKQLALKVERKDNNDYSHL; translated from the coding sequence ATGTTTAAGAGGCTTCGAGAAGATATTGAAGTCGTTTTTGAACAGGATCCAGCGGCAAGAAGTTATTTCGAAGTCATTTTAACTTATTCTGGATTGCATGCAGTTTGGGCACATCGAATTGCACATGCTTTTTATAAAAAAAAGTTTTTCTTTATTGCACGCCTCATTTCACAAGTTAGTCGTTTTTTTACTGGTATTGAAATTCACCCAGGAGCAACAATTGGTCGCCGTTTTTTTATTGATCATGGTATGGGTGTAGTAATTGGGGAAACATGTGAAATTGGAGATAATGTAACGATTTATCAAGGTGTTACACTTGGGGGTACTGGAAAGGAAAAAGGAAAAAGGCATCCAACTATCAAGGACAATGTACTCATTTCAACAGGGGCAAAAGTACTTGGATCTATTACGATTGGGGAAAACTCTAAAATTGGAGCAGGGTCTGTCGTATTAAAAGAAGTTCCTGCACATTCTACAGTTGTAGGTATACCGGGACGCGTCGTTATTCAAAATGGAGTGAAGATTGGGCAGGAGCTAAATCATTCAGACTTACCAGATCCAATTTTTGATAAATTAAAAGTAATGGAAGCAGAGATAGAAGCATTAAAGAAGCAGCTTGCATTGAAAGTAGAAAGGAAGGATAACAATGACTATTCACATTTATAA
- a CDS encoding PIN/TRAM domain-containing protein, translating to MLKRIVQLFFLVIGGALGIFLIPKVMNVLEIGAVPLLEGSYVRAIIGAIILFLTTFWLVDYIVQLIKHIEEALVKAPVTDVLFGTLGLISGLIVAYLILIPIREITIQVISTVLQVFFTLLLGYLGFQVGFKKRNELLGLFTLPQRSGKKKNTNSENEENEVGGEESSLNWKILDTSVIIDGRIADICQTKFLEGTIVIPQFVLEELQHIADSSDALKRNRGRRGLDILNRIQKEMPIPVEIYEGDFEDIQEVDSKLVKLAKLTGGTVVTNDFNLNKVSELQGVTVLNINDLANAIKPVVLPGEELNVYVVKDGKEQNQGVAYLDDGTMIVVEDGKEYVGSQLEVLVTSVLQTSAGRMIFAKRKLLEKAL from the coding sequence ATGTTGAAACGGATCGTACAGCTCTTCTTTTTAGTAATCGGGGGAGCTTTAGGGATTTTTTTAATCCCAAAAGTAATGAATGTGTTAGAGATTGGTGCAGTTCCTTTACTTGAAGGTTCATATGTTCGTGCAATTATTGGTGCAATCATTTTATTTTTAACAACATTTTGGCTTGTAGATTATATTGTTCAGCTTATTAAACATATTGAAGAAGCGCTTGTAAAGGCGCCTGTGACAGATGTTTTATTTGGTACGCTAGGTTTAATCTCTGGTCTTATCGTTGCATATTTAATTTTAATCCCAATTCGTGAAATTACAATTCAAGTCATCAGTACCGTGTTACAGGTTTTCTTTACTCTTTTACTTGGTTATTTAGGCTTCCAGGTAGGGTTCAAAAAACGAAATGAGTTGCTAGGGTTATTTACATTGCCACAGCGTAGCGGTAAGAAGAAAAATACGAATAGCGAAAATGAAGAGAACGAAGTAGGGGGAGAGGAATCTTCTCTGAACTGGAAAATTCTTGATACGAGTGTAATTATTGATGGACGTATTGCGGATATTTGTCAAACAAAATTTTTAGAGGGAACAATTGTAATCCCACAGTTTGTATTAGAAGAGTTACAACATATTGCTGATTCTTCTGACGCATTAAAGCGTAATCGAGGCCGCAGAGGGCTAGATATTTTAAATCGTATTCAAAAAGAAATGCCGATTCCAGTAGAGATTTACGAGGGTGATTTTGAAGATATTCAAGAGGTAGATAGCAAACTTGTGAAATTGGCGAAGTTAACTGGTGGAACGGTTGTAACGAATGACTTCAATTTAAATAAGGTTTCTGAATTACAGGGGGTAACGGTTTTAAATATTAATGATTTAGCAAATGCAATTAAACCGGTTGTTCTCCCTGGAGAAGAGTTAAATGTTTATGTTGTGAAAGATGGAAAAGAGCAAAATCAAGGTGTTGCATATTTAGATGATGGCACCATGATTGTAGTAGAAGACGGCAAGGAGTACGTTGGCTCCCAATTAGAAGTACTTGTTACAAGTGTACTGCAAACATCGGCTGGTCGTATGATTTTTGCAAAGCGTAAATTATTAGAAAAAGCATTATAA
- the ispD gene encoding 2-C-methyl-D-erythritol 4-phosphate cytidylyltransferase: protein MYTLIIPAAGQGKRMGAGKNKLFLLINEVPIIVHTLRAFEKDEACEKIIMAINEQERSDFEALIQKYGIRKNVQFIQGGAERQDSVYHALQYVKETEYVLVHDGARPFVTNKMIHEVLIVAKEKGASICAVPVKDTIKKVVNDAVFETVERSQLRAVQTPQGFSVALLLEAHQSAKQSGFLGTDDASLVERIGKEVGVVEGSYYNIKVTTPEDLLIAESFLHVQRR from the coding sequence ATGTATACATTAATTATTCCAGCAGCAGGTCAAGGGAAACGAATGGGCGCTGGTAAAAACAAATTGTTTTTGCTTATTAATGAGGTGCCTATTATCGTTCATACATTACGTGCTTTTGAGAAAGACGAAGCATGTGAAAAAATTATTATGGCAATTAACGAACAAGAGCGTTCTGATTTTGAGGCATTAATACAAAAGTACGGTATTCGAAAGAATGTGCAGTTTATTCAAGGTGGAGCCGAAAGACAAGATAGTGTGTATCATGCACTTCAGTATGTGAAAGAAACTGAATATGTTCTTGTTCATGATGGTGCCCGCCCTTTTGTAACGAATAAGATGATTCATGAAGTATTAATTGTGGCAAAAGAGAAGGGTGCTTCCATTTGCGCTGTACCAGTGAAGGATACGATAAAGAAAGTAGTAAATGATGCAGTTTTTGAGACAGTTGAACGTTCTCAACTTAGAGCGGTTCAAACACCGCAAGGCTTTTCTGTTGCACTTTTATTAGAGGCTCATCAAAGCGCGAAGCAAAGTGGTTTTCTTGGTACGGATGATGCAAGTCTCGTAGAGCGTATCGGAAAGGAAGTCGGCGTAGTAGAAGGTAGCTATTATAATATTAAGGTGACAACACCAGAAGATTTATTAATTGCTGAAAGCTTTTTGCACGTTCAGAGAAGATAG